In Microvenator marinus, one genomic interval encodes:
- a CDS encoding NAD(P)-binding domain-containing protein → MNRSIAILGAGPIGLEAATLAQKLGWDFTVYEAGHVADSVKRWGHVRFFSPWALNVSPWQTVLDISERADQFPTGAEFRAEYLMPLAERLGDRLKLGHRVLGISHRDVLKGHHIGSRGKSGPFLLHLSTPSGEEFVEADIVVDATGVYQNPASMGPGGLSALGETQAGTRIWRQLPDVLGADRAAFEGKEVLLVGAGHSAVTTLRALSELSGTEVFWSYLGDQAPYQIIEDDPLPQRDALSKFGNTAAAGGVKGITPKPARAVESIRSTGGRFEVELRGLDFSETLEVDQIISHVGYKPDLSITRELQVHYCYASDGPMKLAATLLSSAGGDCLTQSSSGVQSLMSPETNYWVLGTKSYGRNSSFLLKIGIAQIEEVFTHLQG, encoded by the coding sequence ATGAATCGTTCAATCGCCATTCTCGGGGCAGGCCCAATCGGACTCGAGGCCGCAACTCTCGCACAGAAACTAGGCTGGGACTTCACGGTATACGAAGCTGGTCACGTCGCGGATTCGGTTAAAAGATGGGGGCATGTCAGGTTCTTCTCGCCCTGGGCGCTCAACGTCTCGCCGTGGCAAACCGTGCTGGATATCTCTGAGCGTGCCGACCAATTCCCGACCGGGGCTGAGTTTCGGGCGGAGTACCTGATGCCTTTGGCCGAGAGGCTCGGAGATCGCCTCAAACTCGGACACCGGGTCCTCGGCATCTCCCATCGAGACGTCCTCAAGGGGCACCATATCGGCTCGCGCGGCAAATCCGGCCCATTCCTCCTCCACCTGAGCACGCCGAGCGGTGAGGAGTTTGTAGAGGCCGATATCGTGGTGGACGCCACGGGTGTCTACCAAAACCCGGCATCCATGGGGCCCGGCGGGCTGAGCGCGCTCGGTGAAACTCAGGCGGGGACGCGTATCTGGCGCCAACTTCCAGACGTTCTCGGTGCTGACCGCGCCGCTTTTGAAGGCAAAGAGGTCTTGCTTGTGGGGGCGGGCCATTCCGCCGTGACCACGCTCCGAGCACTTTCCGAGCTCTCGGGCACCGAGGTCTTTTGGAGCTATCTCGGCGACCAGGCGCCGTACCAAATCATCGAGGACGACCCGCTGCCTCAGCGCGACGCACTCTCGAAGTTCGGAAACACGGCTGCGGCCGGCGGCGTCAAAGGCATCACGCCTAAGCCAGCTCGCGCCGTAGAATCAATTCGTTCGACGGGTGGCCGGTTCGAAGTCGAACTCCGCGGCCTTGATTTTTCCGAGACTCTCGAGGTCGATCAAATCATCTCGCACGTCGGGTACAAACCCGACTTGAGTATCACCCGGGAACTTCAGGTCCACTATTGCTACGCATCAGACGGTCCCATGAAATTGGCCGCCACACTACTCAGCAGCGCGGGCGGAGATTGCCTGACACAATCGTCTTCAGGGGTTCAATCGTTGATGAGTCCCGAGACAAACTACTGGGTGCTCGGCACAAAATCGTACGGCCGAAATTCGAGTTTTCTTTTGAAGATTGGAATCGCGCAGATCGAGGAAGTCTTCACTCACCTTCAGGGTTGA